The Shewanella halotolerans region CAACAAACGGCCGAAAAACAATCACAAAGCGAGATTTCTGCCGCGCAGCCCAACTAGATATGACGCGGCCTGTGATTATCTGGGTAACGGCCTAACGGAGGTTCATCATGAGAAAAAAAACCTTAAACAATCTATCTTCACGGCGAAGAACCCTGCTTAAGATACGCCACCAGCACACCATCAACCGACAGAAGCAGTTCTTCACCTTCATCAAGCAACCTGGCAGCCTGAGTCCAATCGACTAATCAAGGCTCAACCAAAACAAGCGAACAACTCATAAAAAAAACAAGGGCCTATTGCCCTTGTTTTTTTTCTGCCATTTTAAGTGCCTTCTTCTCCTGACGCCGCCGGCGAAAGAAGGCGCTGAGCTGCTGGCCGCAATCCTCGGCCAGCACCCCAGCGGTCACCTCCAACTGATGATTAAATGCGCTGCTGCGCACCAGATCCACCACGCTACCGGCCGCGCCCGTCTTGAGATCCGCCGCGCCAAACACCAATCGACCAATTCTGGCATGCACCATGGCACCAGCGCACATGGCGCAGGGCTCTAGGGTCACGTAGAGGGTGGTATCCAGCAAACGATAGTTTTCCACCACCTGGCCCGCGGCACGAATGCACTCCATCTCGGCGTGGGCACTGGCGTCATGGCGGCAGATACTGAGGTTGAAGCCTGTGGCAATCACACTATCATCTTTCACTAGGAGGGCGCCCACCGGCACCTCGCCCCGCAACTCGGCCTGGGCGGCCAGCGCCATGGCTTGGCGCATATAGGCTTCATCTTTTACCGCCTGCTCATCCAGGCTGGTTTGCTTCTCTATCGGGTTACTCATCTGATCTCTATCGTTTCGGCCCAAAAGGCCGCTGCCTCGTCAGCGTTAACGGCTTACTCTACTAGCTGGAACCTAATGCCACTCAAATAAAAAAGGGCATATCGCTATGCCCCCTTTCTATCTCTCAACACATCTTATCGCGGGATTATTCCCACTCGATGGTTGCAGGTGGCTTACCTGAGATATCGTAAACCACGCGAGAGATGCCGTCGATCTCATTGATGATACGGTTTGAGACTCTGCCGAGGAAATCGTATGGTAGATGTGCCCAATGCGCCGTCATGAAGTCGATGGTTTCCACCGCACGCAGGGATACTACCCAGTCGTACTTACGGCCATCGCCCATCACGCCAACACTGCGAACCGGCAGGAAGACGGTAAAGGCCTGGCTCACCTTGTTGTACAGGTCGGCCTTGTGCAGCTCTTCAATGAAGATAGCATCGGCGCGGCGTAGCAGGTCACAGTACTCTTTCTTCACTTCGC contains the following coding sequences:
- the tadA gene encoding tRNA adenosine(34) deaminase TadA — encoded protein: MSNPIEKQTSLDEQAVKDEAYMRQAMALAAQAELRGEVPVGALLVKDDSVIATGFNLSICRHDASAHAEMECIRAAGQVVENYRLLDTTLYVTLEPCAMCAGAMVHARIGRLVFGAADLKTGAAGSVVDLVRSSAFNHQLEVTAGVLAEDCGQQLSAFFRRRRQEKKALKMAEKKQGQ